The proteins below come from a single Longimicrobium sp. genomic window:
- a CDS encoding YceH family protein — translation MNPPLTEVEVRILGSLLEKEVTTPDNYPLSLNALLAACNQTTNREPVMRLDEDALVPATVALRRRGLLRQIQRAGSRVTKFEHRLDEELRLVRPELAVLGVLMLRGPQTPGELYARTERLHPFADLADLENLLESLITREPEPLVARLARRPGQKEVRYAHLLGGEPAQPDASAEAEEGTLPTRRADPGDDRVGALERTVDELRAEVAALRADLDAFRAQFQ, via the coding sequence GTGAATCCCCCGCTGACAGAGGTAGAAGTGCGTATCCTCGGCTCGCTCCTGGAGAAGGAGGTCACGACGCCGGACAACTACCCGCTTTCCCTGAACGCGCTCCTGGCGGCGTGCAACCAGACGACCAACCGCGAGCCGGTGATGCGGCTGGACGAGGACGCGCTGGTCCCGGCGACGGTCGCGCTCCGCCGCCGCGGGCTTCTGCGGCAGATCCAGCGGGCAGGTTCGCGGGTGACCAAGTTCGAGCACCGGCTGGACGAAGAGCTGAGGCTGGTACGGCCCGAACTCGCCGTGCTGGGCGTGCTCATGCTGCGCGGACCGCAGACGCCGGGCGAACTGTACGCGCGCACCGAGCGGCTGCATCCGTTCGCCGACCTCGCCGACCTGGAGAACTTGCTGGAATCGCTGATCACGCGGGAGCCGGAGCCGCTCGTCGCGCGGCTCGCCCGCCGCCCGGGACAGAAGGAGGTCCGCTACGCACACCTGCTGGGCGGCGAGCCGGCGCAGCCCGACGCGTCCGCGGAGGCGGAAGAAGGGACCCTCCCCACCCGCCGGGCCGATCCGGGGGACGATCGGGTCGGGGCGCTGGAGCGTACCGTGGACGAGCTTCGTGCCGAGGTCGCGGCTCTGCGGGCCGATCTGGACGCGTTCCGCGCCCAATTCCAGTAG
- a CDS encoding DNA alkylation repair protein yields MTKRMPPEPTASADDILARLQALGNPEHARFVAGYFRTGPGEYAEGDRFLGIRVPVLRGLVREYRGLPLERTAELLRSPWHEARLLACLLLADAYPRGDEAAREAIYRLYLANTRYINNWDLVDSSAPQVVGAHLQAGDRTALEKLARSESLWERRIAILATQHFIRRDDFDTTLKIAEMLVDDAHDLIHKAVGWMLREVGNRDRAAEEAFLRRHHRTMPRTMLRYAIEKFPPELRKAYLRREAGPGDQQP; encoded by the coding sequence GTGACGAAGCGCATGCCCCCCGAGCCGACCGCCTCTGCGGACGACATCCTCGCGCGCCTCCAGGCGCTGGGCAACCCGGAGCACGCGCGGTTCGTCGCGGGCTACTTCCGCACGGGGCCGGGCGAGTACGCCGAGGGCGACCGGTTTCTCGGCATTCGGGTGCCCGTGCTGCGCGGGCTGGTGCGCGAGTACCGCGGGCTGCCGCTGGAGCGCACGGCGGAGCTGCTGCGCTCCCCGTGGCACGAGGCGCGGCTGCTCGCCTGCCTCCTGCTCGCGGATGCCTACCCCCGCGGCGACGAGGCCGCGCGGGAGGCCATCTACCGGCTGTACCTGGCAAACACGAGGTACATCAACAACTGGGACCTGGTGGATTCGTCCGCGCCGCAGGTGGTCGGCGCGCACCTGCAGGCGGGTGATCGCACCGCGCTGGAGAAGCTGGCGCGGTCCGAGTCGCTATGGGAGCGGCGGATCGCCATCCTCGCCACGCAGCACTTCATCCGCCGCGACGACTTCGACACCACGCTGAAGATCGCGGAGATGCTGGTGGATGACGCGCACGACCTGATCCACAAGGCCGTCGGCTGGATGCTTCGCGAGGTGGGCAACCGCGACCGCGCCGCGGAAGAGGCGTTCCTCCGCCGGCACCATCGCACGATGCCGCGGACGATGCTCCGTTACGCCATCGAGAAGTTTCCGCCCGAGCTCCGCAAGGCCTACCTGCGGCGAGAAGCGGGACCGGGCGACCAGCAACCCTGA